In Haloarcula limicola, the genomic stretch GCCCGCAACACCGGCGTCGAGGCGGCGACCGGCGAGTACGTCGCCTTCCTCGACTCCGACGACGAGTGGCTCCCGCGGAAGCTCGACCGGCAACTGGCGCTGCTCGACTCGCGCGGCGAGGGGTGGGTCGGCGCCTACTGCGACGTGGTGACGGCGTCCCGCCCGACGGTCGGGCGGATCGCCGCCGCCGTCTCCGATAAGGTATTTCGTTCGAGGGCACCGAGAGAGGGCGGCCGGGAGCTGGCCGAGTCGCTGCTGTCGATGCAGGTGTTCATGGGGCCCGGGTCGACGCTGCTGGCCGAGCGCGACGCCCTGCGAGCGACGGGCGGATTCGACGAGGGGCTGTCTATCTACGAGGACTGGGACCTCGTCCTCCGGTTGCTCGCCGCCGGGAAGGTGGCCTACGTTGACGAACCGCTCGCGGTGACTCACTTCACCGGTGACGCGCCCGCCGAGGCGTACGTCGAGAACGACGAGCGCTACCTCGACCGCAACGCCGACCTCGTCGCCGAGGTAGAGCGCCGGGGCGTCGCCGTCCGGCGCGCTCACCGCATGGGGCTCGTCGGCCACTTCCTCGCCGAGGGGCGGTTCCGTGAGGCGAGCGCGTATCTGGATCGCCGGGCGTTCACGCGGCCGAAGGATCTCGCTCGACTGGGTTTCTGGTCGCTGCTCGGTCTCCGAGCGCTGGCAGCTGGGAGGACGGCGTGACCGCGACCCGCGGCGACGGGGCGGTCCCACGAATCGGCGAAACGGCCGACGCCGCCGCCGACGGCGACCCCTACCGCGTGCTGGCCTGCTGTATCCACCACCAGAGCCACCCGCTGCAGGTCCGCTCGCCGTTCAACCACCGGTCGTTCGACGCGCTGAACCGCACCGCCGCCGACCTGGACGTGGTCGTCCCGACGCCGTTCGCTCCCCCGATCGGCCCCCACTCGGAGTACTCGCGGGTGCCGAAGACGGAGCGCTGGGGGACCTACGTGGCTCACTACCCGCGCTTCCTGTACGCGATTCCGAAACGGCGCTTCTACCACGTCTCCGGTGACTCGATACAGAAGCGCGTCACGCCCTACGTCGAGCGGACCTTCGAGACGCCTCACGACGTGGTCCACACCTCCGATATCTACCTCGACGGCTACGGGATGCTGAAGTACTGTCGGCGGCACGACCGGCCGCTGGTGGTCAACAGCCACGCCGTCGACCTCCACAACTATGACTCGTTCAACGCGAAGGCCCGGGCCCGCATCCGCGAGACCATCGACTACGCCTCGCGCATCCTCGTCGTCAGCGACGAACTCGCCGCCTGCGCCCGGCGGTTCGCCCCCGACGAGAAGGTGACGACGGTCCCGATCGGCGAGGACCCCGAGAAGTTCCCGACCGACCGCCGGGCGCGGATACGCGAGGAGCTGGGCATCGACCCCGACACGAAGGTGTTGCTGTCGGTCGGCGCGTACACCGAACAGAAGGGACTGAAGGAACTCGTCAGCGCGGTGGACGCGCTTTCCCGCGAGGACGTGATGCTCGTCACGGTCGGTCACGAGGGGGACCTCCGGTGGTGGCTCTTGGACCGACTGGGCGAACTCTCCCATCCGGCGCGGTCGTTCTGGCGGCTCGACCCGGTGGCGCTCCGGCGCTGGCAGGTCGCCGCCGATCTGCTCGTCCACCCGAGTTGGACGGAGGGGCGGCCGACCGTCGTCTACGAGGCGATGGCGGCCGAGACGCCCGTGTTGGCCTCGAACGTCGGCGGCATCCCCGAGATGGTCGTCGACGGCGAGACCGGCGTCCTCGTCCCGCCGAAGGACCCCGAGACGCTCTCGCGGACGCTCGATTCGCTGCTCGACGACCCCGAGCGCCTGCGCGAGATGGGACGAGCGGGTCTCGACCGACTGCTCGGCCAGCGCTGGACGTGGACGGCCCACGCCGAGCGGGTGACCGAGATCCACCGGGAGGTGCTGGCCAGATGGTGAGCGGAGGAACGACGGCCGACGGAGCGGTCGACCCCGTCACCGTCGTGGTCCCGTACAGCGCCGAGTACACGCCCGCGTCGATGCTCGAAGAGGCGAAGGCGACCGTCGCCGCACAGACCGTGCCGACCGAACTCCTCGTCGTCGACGACGTCGACACCGGCCCGGCGGACGCCCGGAACGCGGGACTGGACCGCGCGGCGACGCGCCACGTCGCCTTCCTCGACGCCGACGACCTCTGGGAACCCGACAAGCTCGCTCGCCAGCTCGACCGGATGGCCGAGACGGGGGCCGGCCTCTGTCTGGAAGGCGGGCCGATGTCGCTCGACGACTTCGTCTACGAGGCGTTCGTCGGCGAGTTAGACGAGGTCACGTCGGCCGTCCTCGTCGACACCGACCGCGTCGACGCCCGCTTCGAGTCGTCGCTGCGCCGCGGCGAGGACATCCTGTACGTCCTCGAAGCGGCCACGGAGGCGGGCGTCTGTTGCTGCCCGGACCTGTTCACCCGCCGGAAACACGAGCAGAGCATGATGGCCACCGGGATGGCCGTCGACGAGTATCTGACGCAGGCCAAGCGCTTCGGCCACCTCGTCGACCGACGGGTACCCGCGGCCCATCCCTACGTCGACATCTACTACGTCCAGTTGTTCACCACCGTCGGAGAGGCCTGCCGCCGCGAGGGCGAGTACGACCGGGCTATCACCTACTTCGGGCGGGCGCTTCGCATCGCACCGCACCCGACGACGC encodes the following:
- a CDS encoding glycosyltransferase family 2 protein; the protein is MTDRPRVSVVIPAYDRADVVSRAVDSALAQTVDAVEVLVVDDGSTDETAAVVRRFEREDDRVRYLAHETNRGVSAARNTGVEAATGEYVAFLDSDDEWLPRKLDRQLALLDSRGEGWVGAYCDVVTASRPTVGRIAAAVSDKVFRSRAPREGGRELAESLLSMQVFMGPGSTLLAERDALRATGGFDEGLSIYEDWDLVLRLLAAGKVAYVDEPLAVTHFTGDAPAEAYVENDERYLDRNADLVAEVERRGVAVRRAHRMGLVGHFLAEGRFREASAYLDRRAFTRPKDLARLGFWSLLGLRALAAGRTA
- a CDS encoding glycosyltransferase, which translates into the protein MVSGGTTADGAVDPVTVVVPYSAEYTPASMLEEAKATVAAQTVPTELLVVDDVDTGPADARNAGLDRAATRHVAFLDADDLWEPDKLARQLDRMAETGAGLCLEGGPMSLDDFVYEAFVGELDEVTSAVLVDTDRVDARFESSLRRGEDILYVLEAATEAGVCCCPDLFTRRKHEQSMMATGMAVDEYLTQAKRFGHLVDRRVPAAHPYVDIYYVQLFTTVGEACRREGEYDRAITYFGRALRIAPHPTTLAHLLRTLVARVVG
- a CDS encoding glycosyltransferase family 4 protein, encoding MQVRSPFNHRSFDALNRTAADLDVVVPTPFAPPIGPHSEYSRVPKTERWGTYVAHYPRFLYAIPKRRFYHVSGDSIQKRVTPYVERTFETPHDVVHTSDIYLDGYGMLKYCRRHDRPLVVNSHAVDLHNYDSFNAKARARIRETIDYASRILVVSDELAACARRFAPDEKVTTVPIGEDPEKFPTDRRARIREELGIDPDTKVLLSVGAYTEQKGLKELVSAVDALSREDVMLVTVGHEGDLRWWLLDRLGELSHPARSFWRLDPVALRRWQVAADLLVHPSWTEGRPTVVYEAMAAETPVLASNVGGIPEMVVDGETGVLVPPKDPETLSRTLDSLLDDPERLREMGRAGLDRLLGQRWTWTAHAERVTEIHREVLARW